One Caldalkalibacillus uzonensis DNA window includes the following coding sequences:
- a CDS encoding c-type cytochrome produces the protein MRSLVFYVGLGTLILLITLVASFVTVDWGMADGYGEPYWGDSVLATEGQRVITQAGCLACHSYRGQLGQVTGPPLDDVGTRLSKEAIEGFIRNGTQIMPSYEDILSDEEIELLAEWLSHFKSPYEER, from the coding sequence GTGAGAAGCTTGGTTTTTTACGTTGGACTAGGAACGTTAATATTACTTATTACCTTAGTAGCTTCTTTCGTTACTGTTGACTGGGGGATGGCCGACGGTTACGGCGAACCCTATTGGGGAGATTCTGTATTAGCCACTGAGGGACAGCGGGTGATTACCCAAGCAGGCTGTCTGGCTTGCCACAGTTACCGCGGCCAGCTAGGTCAAGTAACAGGACCACCGCTGGATGATGTTGGGACCCGCCTGAGCAAGGAAGCCATTGAAGGTTTTATTCGCAACGGAACCCAGATTATGCCTAGTTATGAAGACATCTTGAGCGATGAGGAAATTGAACTGCTTGCTGAGTGGCTCAGCCATTTCAAAAGTCCGTATGAAGAAAGATAG